The Plasmodium knowlesi strain H genome assembly, chromosome: 14 genome has a segment encoding these proteins:
- a CDS encoding gametocyte associated protein, putative encodes MNNSRKSNYRRLSLFASLSVMFLCGSTFVSKYDTNTVRSCCQEESCQGEKVFGRNLGEAGVQGVLSARNELMRFRRRSIYSHMDKLVDCLFRGFLDTLMWFTDEVYKSDESGDYKNTSMIEKILRKQMYAEGVTLSNRTVTNEVQRTKERHEEIATQGTNSEVVRRMMKMYELENNLSKETLKKISAPNRTQSIHDILNTEKIKLKIKNKLEIIPYTYDDSIIDSVSSRIIGRVTDISKDENIM; translated from the coding sequence ATGAACAATTCAAGGAAAAGTAATTACAGGAGGCTATCCCTCTTTGCTAGTTTATCAGTAATGTTTTTGTGTGGTTCTACTTTTGTTTCGAAATATGATACGAATACAGTGAGAAGTTGTTGCCAGGAAGAATCCTGTCAGGGGGAGAAAGTATTCGGGAGGAATCTAGGAGAAGCAGGGGTACAGGGCGTGCTAAGTGCAAGGAATGAATTAATGCGTTTTAGAAGAAGATCTATTTATTCCCACATGGACAAACTTGTGGATTGTTTATTTAGAGGATTTTTAGATACATTAATGTGGTTTACTGATGAAGTCTACAAATCGGATGAAAGTGGAGATTATAAAAATACTTCAATgattgaaaaaattcttaGAAAACAAATGTACGCAGAGGGCGTTACTCTTTCAAATAGAACGGTAACTAATGAAGTGCAGAGAACGAAGGAGCGTCACGAAGAAATTGCAACTCAAGGAACGAACTCCGAGGTAGTCAGGCGTATGATGAAGATGTACGAacttgaaaataatttatctaaagaaacattaaaaaaaattagtgcTCCAAATAGAACACAAAGCATACATGATATCTTGAATACAGAAAAGATAAAACttaaaataaagaacaagTTGGAAATCATACCATACACTTACGATGATTCTATTATTGATTCTGTGTCGTCCAGAATTATTGGGCGCGTTACGGACATATCTAAGGATGAGAATATTATGTAG
- a CDS encoding early transcribed membrane protein 13 — MNISKMLTFFFLLCASEKLFIVCASRILSSIEKDLAPLQNIDDILAAKDRKKKIYYSLISSGIFVAVAIALGIGYYINEKGKQDNFEKYTLFKDKRFQFEEPRDGQVPSTSREYVEPAGINKVNIKGALIENTNENDVPIKKFNIFLDNARIAMQHHFSNLSGPQQAYYVNDRDYIRMVVQSLEERRNVQLSRVQEDLAVLNMEHFLQNISKE; from the coding sequence ATGAACATTTCCAAAatgcttacttttttttttctgttatgtGCGAGTGAAAAGTTATTTATTGTGTGCGCTAGTCGGATTTTGTCCTCAATTGAAAAAGATTTAGCTCCATTACAAAATATCGATGATATTTTAGCTGCAAaagataggaaaaaaaaaatttattactCTTTAATATCCTCGGGCATATTTGTCGCTGTTGCCATAGCACTAGGAATTGGGTAttatataaatgaaaaaggaaaacaagataattttgaaaaatataccCTATTCAAGGATAAGCGTTTTCAGTTTGAAGAGCCAAGAGATGGACAAGTGCCAAGTACCAGCAGGGAATATGTGGAACCAGCCGgaataaataaagtaaatATAAAAGGAGCACTAATCGAAAACACAAACGAAAATGATGTTcctataaaaaaatttaatatcTTTTTGGACAATGCAAGGATAGCCATGCAGCACCATTTTAGTAATTTATCGGGGCCACAACAGGCGTATTATGTAAATGACCGGGATTATATAAGAATGGTTGTCCAGTCCttggaggaaagaagaaatgtgcAACTGTCCAGGGTGCAGGAAGACTTGGCAGTTTTGAACATGGAGCACTTTCTGCAGAATATTTCGAAAGAGTAG